The following DNA comes from Osmerus eperlanus chromosome 5, fOsmEpe2.1, whole genome shotgun sequence.
AGTATTCAGCTAGGATTGGCTGTGATGAATTGTGACAGGTACAAGGGACTAGCTATAAGACAAGCATCtgcccctccaccttcctccccaTTTGTGTTCTAAGAAATGTTCTTGTTGTGAACTTGTATAATTGATTTGGGACAATTCAGCTCAGTTCATCAGTGTAGTAAGTATAGCTGTAAAAACAATTGCAACACAATTTGCACACCCTGTGCAACTGGTCTTCTTCCCATAATTCAATCTGCTTCACAGTTGTCTGTCATTGATTTCTACATGCAGCCATTGATCTGATCATTATTGGTGCTGGTCCAAGGGCTCCTGACTTAATGAGTGCTTGCTGTTTTTTTCTGCCACATTCATTTTCTTTGAGAAGATTCTTCACTTCTGCTGCTTGCTGAAACCCACAAGCAAGCTGACTGGAGTGAAATACTGCATTCATGCTGTCTGCCTACAAGAGGACAAATATACCACTTAAAAGTGTGCAGCAGTTGATGTGATATACATGTCTCATTTGACTGCTTATCTGTTGTTGAAAACACCCCTAAGCATAGCCTGTTCCTGTACCTTTATGAGAAGATGGCAACCTATAATCATTTTAACTGACCAAGTGTTATCTCTTTCAAATGACCCATGGCTAATAATTagatgtgtcacacacacagtgaaataatCATCCAGGGTATTATGTCAAAAGGCTTATTTTGACCCCAGTAGCGAAGTGAAGGACTGCCAGTACTCATTATCATGCTAATACTGTGCCACAAAAACTGTCCTGGGAGCTTTACCATCAAGGGCTTAGGTTGTGATGTGCTCCCTTGATTAGGGTTTGGTATCAGTGATAATGCAGTTGGACATAGAGACTGTTACAATATCCGCCATAGACATGCTGCAGtggtagagagatggagtgaggacCCAGTCTGGCAGCTCCATCTGGCTCTGCTCGTGTGTTGCACCAGCTGCTGATGAAGGCTCTGCGATGAGCACTCCTTAGAAGGCCTCACCAGCTGAGTGGCAGGCTGAGCAATGTAGGTATTAGTGAATCTTAGCAATCTGATTATACATACTGTGTATTAACACGGTATACTGTGATTATACATACTGTGTATTAACACAGTAAACTGTAGCCCTCTCCAACAGCACAGGCACCTGTCCATGGGTCTAATTGTGTGCATTTTCAGATGAGCTCAACCTTACTTTTGATCAAACAAGTCACATGAACATGACAATGTGATGGTTGGATTCAAAAGCTGTTATTTTAACTCTACgtattttgttttgtgttgCTCCTCATTGATTTGATGATGATATTTGACCTTGGGGACATCTGCCTGTGTCTCTATGGAAAGAGAAACAATCCACAAGTTATCAGCGATAGCTACATCTGTAGTTATGCGTTCTAATAAAATTAACTGTCTACCATAACAATATCAATGTTATTACTCGTTCCAGTCACATTATGTCCCATTAAAACTGCTGAAGCTCAAACATGGACATTATCCATCTTCGCAAACATTCCATCAAGCAGTGTTGAAGGTCTGGGTAGAAGGTTAACTTGAGAGACAGATTAATGAGGGGAGGTTAAACTACTTAGCACTGAGGGAACTCTATAAGTTGACAACCGCAGTCACTATTTGACAGGGTTTCCCGAGAGGTTACAGGAATTCCCCAGGTGGACTTGATGTGCACCAGGTAGCCTATGACAGGTATCATACACATTTAATCATGTATATTAAATTCCAAGGTCTTGGATGTTCATGAAAGTTTGATGTGTGACAATCAATGTGTGGGTTAATGTATAGGACTAATGGCTATCATTATCAGACCAGGGTCAAATATTGGCGATGCTTTAGGCAAGCTTAACCAAACACATCTTAagaacagtacagtgtgtgaaaGATGACTCGGCTAATGTTACAGATTATGAATAGatagattattattattggtattGAACAAATATACATACCACATTTATGTAGAAGTTTAATGTTCTACATTTTCTTTAAGGTAGAGACAACTTAAGTTTGATGAAAAGCTGTTCACAAATCGAGGCATTCATTTTGTACAAACCAATGTGCTGGGTTTTCAATAAATAAAGCAGGAATCACTCTACCCCTGTATTATGCAGCATAATAAAAGCGTAAAAATGGTATAATGTTAAAATCAATTCCTAATTTCATTTTAAACGGAGGGAGGCTGGGTGCCAAGTCTTATAGGAAGGAAAATTAAATACTGTTTGTTTTTGCACGTTTAAGACCAGTACCTAGCTTTCTTGTTACCTCCAGCACTTGTGCTGGATGGGCTATAATGGGTGAAAAGCTGAATATTAGACATGGCACATTCATCACGTTTGCCATCATCCATCTCTGATTGTGCCAATTACCCCCAACCTCCCTCAACTCTAAAgtaggggaagaagggaggaaaggaggaaaacGATGTCATGTAAACTCTTCACACCACAGATGAGCTCAGTATGAATTTGATTACCCTCTAAAAAATGTAGTTAATTCCTCCAGCACCTGGTCCCATTTTAAAGGTGCCATAATTTAGTGTTAGTCATCTGACATCACCTGATTGATCCTCTGCACGTGTCTTGGCACATCCCCTAGGATCGAATTGGAAGtgtgaaccacacacacacacacacaccacacttacAGACTTTAAGGGACAGACATGTTAGTGAACAGGATTCATATTCTACACTTTCTGCTCTGTCCAAGCCCAGCATTTCCCTAAATCATAAATATGTGTAATAAACTGCTGCTGTAACCTTGCAATGGATCCATGCATCTCTCCCCAGCCCATCTTTGCAGCTCACACAGGTGACTGAACGTAGTAGCATTCAAATGTGTCAGGTCTCTATTATGCTGGCCttatttcttaaaaaaaaaacattacacaGTCTTTTGTGGCATTAATAACAGATCTTATACACCTGATTCTATTTAAATTGTGTCACATGAAGGTTACCTCTCATGTTACACAAGAGTACTTGCAATTATTGAGATGTTTCTATTTGACAAAAGTCAGCACCATGGAGAATAGTATCATGGTCCTCTGGTAAATGGATATCCTACACCTTACATCATTGTGTATCCTCTGGAACTTGAGGAAATGGCACGTAATGCAGTCGTGTGTAATCCTAATTCATATTTCAAAAGCGTAAACCCATGGATGTGGAAATTATATGTAGGAAATGCACAGTTGGTACCATTTACAAGATTGTCGATTATAGCAGAACATGTGAAATCAACATGGACTAGCATCCCTTGGAGTGTGTTGTTCTTGGATTGTGGCATGTAGTATGTTCAGAGCCCGTCAGGTCTCCTGTCTTTCAATGACCCTTATCCTTCTCTTCTGTTTTCCCCAGGTAACCGATAGGATGGTGGTCGGGGAAGCGAGTGGGCACAGCTACTTGGTGGCGTGCTGGCAGCCCATATTGATTCTCATGCTAGGCACGGTACTGTCTGGATCCACCACAGGCTGCCCCTCTCGCTGCGAGTGCAATGCCCAGGAGCGCTCTGTCATGTGCCACCGTAGGAAACTCATGACTGTCCCTGAAGGGATACCCATAGAAACAAGGCTGCTGGACCTTAGCAAGAACCGCATCAAGACCATCGGCCCAGATGAGTTTACCAATTACCCAAACCTGGAAGAGTTGGAGCTCAATGAGAACACCATTTCGGCCATTGAGCCCGGAGCCTTCAATAACCTGTACGGCCTGCGAACATTGGGGCTGCGCAGTAACAAGCTCAAGCTCATCCAGCTGGGTGTGTTCACGGGCCTTAGCAACCTCACCCAGCTGGACATCAGCGAGAACAAGATCGTCATCCTGCTGGATTACATGTTCCAAGACCTGTACAACCTCCGATCCCTGGAAGTGGGTGATAACGACTTGGTGTTCATCTCCCATAGGGCCTTTCACGGCCTCAGTGGCCTGGAGAACCTGACGCTGGAGAAGTGTAATCTGACATCCGTGCCCACAGAGGCCTTCACCCACCTCCACAGCTTGATCAACCTGAGGCTCCGCCACCTCAACATTAACGTCATCAGGGATTACTCCTTCAAAAGGCTCTACCGGCTCAAAGTATTGGAGATAGTCAATTGGCCCTACCTGGATACCATGACTTCCAATTGCCTCAATGGATTGAACCTGACCTCCCTGACCATTGCCAGTGGCAACTTGACCTCGATTCCTTATGTGGCTCTGCGGCACTTGGTCTACTTGCGCTTTCTCAATCTGTCCTATAACCCTATCCACACAATTGAGGGGAATAAGCTCCATGACCTTCTGAGGCTCCAGGAGTTTCATCTGGTTGGAGGCAGGCTGGCAATGATTGAGCCCTACTCCTTCCGGGGCCTTAACTACCTGAAGATCCTAAATGTGTCGGGAAACACTCTGAGCACGTTGGAAGAGTCTGCATTCCATTCGGTCGGCAACCTGGAGACCCTGGCACTGTATGACAACCCCTTGGCCTGCGACTGCCGCCTGCTCTGGGTGTTCCGCAGACGCTGGAGACTCAACTTTAACCGTCAGCAACCCACCTGTTCCTCCCCTGAGTTTGTCCAGGGGAAAGAGTTCAAGGACTTCCCAGATGTTCTGCAGCCCAACTACTTCACATGTCGCAAGTCCAGGATTAGGGATCGCAAAGCTCAACAGAAATTTGTAGATGAGGGAACCACCGTTCAGTTTGGCTGCCAGGCAGATGGAGATCCCGCTCCAGTGATCATGTGGCTTTCCCCGCAGAAGCAGTTAATCACAACCAAAACAATCGGAAGGCTCACAGTGTTTTCTGACGGTAACCTTGAGGTGCGCTACGCCCAAATCCAGGACAATGGTACATATGTGTGTATAGCAAGCAACGCAGGAGGCAATGACACATCCCTGGCTCACCTCCACGTTCACAGCTACTCACCTGACTGGCCACACCAGCCCAACAAGACATTCGCCTTCATCTCCAACCAGCCCAACGAAAACGGTGTCAATGGGACACGAGCCAACGCCCCTTTCCCCTTTGACATTAAGACCTTAATCATTGCCACAACCATGGGATTCATATCTTTCTTGGGTGTCGTCCTGTTCTGTCTGGTGCTGCTGTTCCTGTGGAGCCGGGGTAAGGGGAACACTAAGCACAACATAGAGATTGAGTATGTGCCACGCAAGTCAGATGCCGGCATGAGCAACAATGGAGCAGATGCTCCCCGCAAGTTTAATATGAAAATGATTTAGAGGGGGCTATGTGGTGGACGATTGTGATGTTGGGACAAAAAAAAAGGCAAATCTGTCTACTTCTCCCTTACAAACCTGTGGAACCTGGGAATCATAGAGTAATTTTTTTCTGGACTGAAGCACTTGAGAGGGAGGGTCCTTTGCTTTTGTGATGCGCCCATGAGTACAATGAGAACTCGGCAGATGCTCCAGATCATTGGCACATTCTCTGAGGACTTCAGCAAATTTTGTTGTAAACGGTTCATATTCCTGTGGATTTATATTGGGAAAAAAATcatatagaaaaaaaaaattacgaGAAACACTTGTATGTTCGTAACTAAAGGCAGAATGCATTTGGTTTTTGAAATCTTTTTGCTTGTCattttttgtttatttcttGCTATCAAGGATAATGGAATTGTTGTTTTATCAAAGAGTAAAAAGTAGATTTGTATGGGTTGATGAGCACATTTAAATAACAATGTACATCTAAGTACATGATGAAGTGCATCCATGACAGTGGGTGTTGATAGAATGTCATTTCAGTAACATAGTGTCATAGTGTGTACGTAAGAGTATCCTGACATTAACCTGCTCTACCAAAGCTTTTGGTTCTGTAATAGCTGTTGTATTTTCTGGTCAAAACGCCATAATTTTAcctgtactgtacattgtgtCATTCAAGTATGAATTTTGTAACATGCATTCCTGCTTTTTCATGATCTCAGCAACATAACTGTGAAAGCATTAACAGATAGAAAGAAAACTGGACAGTAAACCATTATTTTGTCGATTGATCCAAATTAAGTTTAAAATGAATGGGGATGAAAGAGTGTTTTATGTCAAAAATGTTTACATCCAAGTACTGGTCCGTCTATAAATAAATCATTTATGGCGGAAAGAGCTTTGTGAGGACTATCTTCCATAGTTCAGTAAACCAATACGGTACAGTACACTTATTCCTCTTTCTGTTCAGAAGATGAGTCATAAGACATTTTAAGGTAACACGATGGGTTCTATTCTGCACATGAGAACGACTGAGAGTGCTTCTCATCCCATGAATGTGCATGTATACTCAGTATCTGTTTACCTTCCACCTTTTACACTGCATACCAAATGGTCTTATATAAGGGTTTTATGTTTGTGAGTAACATGATTATGGAAGATGAAAGTAGCTCTACTTTGTTTGGATAATGTGCTCAACAACCtgtcaaatgtttatttttaatcTAACATTAGTGAGATTTGATCTTTTATTGCAACTGCAGATATTCTTTTTCTCTTCCCTTGCAAAAATGTTCCAGAGAAGGATTCTTTTCCAAACATTATGTGAAGAGTTTGAGCATAAAAGATACAAAATGTTCATTCAGCTTCTAGAAGAAGAGAACAGTACTGTACGCCTTTACCTTTGCAAGTCTGTGTACAGATGGGCTTTGCGG
Coding sequences within:
- the lingo1a gene encoding leucine-rich repeat and immunoglobulin-like domain-containing nogo receptor-interacting protein 1 — protein: MVVGEASGHSYLVACWQPILILMLGTVLSGSTTGCPSRCECNAQERSVMCHRRKLMTVPEGIPIETRLLDLSKNRIKTIGPDEFTNYPNLEELELNENTISAIEPGAFNNLYGLRTLGLRSNKLKLIQLGVFTGLSNLTQLDISENKIVILLDYMFQDLYNLRSLEVGDNDLVFISHRAFHGLSGLENLTLEKCNLTSVPTEAFTHLHSLINLRLRHLNINVIRDYSFKRLYRLKVLEIVNWPYLDTMTSNCLNGLNLTSLTIASGNLTSIPYVALRHLVYLRFLNLSYNPIHTIEGNKLHDLLRLQEFHLVGGRLAMIEPYSFRGLNYLKILNVSGNTLSTLEESAFHSVGNLETLALYDNPLACDCRLLWVFRRRWRLNFNRQQPTCSSPEFVQGKEFKDFPDVLQPNYFTCRKSRIRDRKAQQKFVDEGTTVQFGCQADGDPAPVIMWLSPQKQLITTKTIGRLTVFSDGNLEVRYAQIQDNGTYVCIASNAGGNDTSLAHLHVHSYSPDWPHQPNKTFAFISNQPNENGVNGTRANAPFPFDIKTLIIATTMGFISFLGVVLFCLVLLFLWSRGKGNTKHNIEIEYVPRKSDAGMSNNGADAPRKFNMKMI